Proteins from a genomic interval of Candidatus Methanoperedens sp.:
- a CDS encoding helix-turn-helix transcriptional regulator codes for MNSKPGNEVFFDLLANKYSQKILLLTSKKECSASQLSQELDIPLATVYRKLKLMESAGLVKHVKSIINLSGNEEKYYRCAILEATVHIHDGIFSVDFKTEDHSDRIIRLWKRLAHANDEKTETVK; via the coding sequence ATGAACTCAAAACCTGGCAATGAGGTGTTTTTTGATCTACTTGCAAACAAGTACTCTCAGAAGATATTGTTGCTTACATCAAAAAAAGAATGTTCTGCCAGCCAGTTGAGCCAGGAGCTTGACATACCCCTTGCAACCGTATATAGAAAGCTCAAACTTATGGAAAGTGCTGGACTTGTAAAGCACGTAAAAAGCATCATTAATCTTTCAGGTAACGAGGAAAAATATTACCGCTGCGCGATCCTTGAGGCAACTGTACATATTCATGATGGGATATTTTCTGTGGATTTTAAGACGGAAGACCATAGTGATAGGATAATCAGATTGTGGAAAAGGCTTGCTCACGCGAATGATGAAAAAACGGAAACCGTTAAATAG
- a CDS encoding MoxR family ATPase codes for MKTNEDIHALNKQALLYSKDLEAIIEEMHRVIIGQDNVLEKLILALVADGHVLLEGMPGLAKTLMIKTLSDTIDASFKRIQFTPDLLPADIIGTRIYNQNTCQFSTRKGPVFAHFILADEINRAPPKVQSALLEAMQEKQVTISDESHQLEKPFLVMATQNPVETQGTYELPEAQVDRFIFKIILDYPTQKQEQEIMRMVAGEGLSKIRRIIAPSRIIEIQDFNHSIYLDEKISKYLTDIVQATRDPKQYGLDIKNFIEYGASPRASIYLALGGKASALLAGRGYVVPEDIKRIAKDVLRHRIILTYEALAEEMTQDKIIASVLEKVPVP; via the coding sequence ATGAAAACGAACGAAGATATACATGCACTTAATAAGCAGGCGTTACTGTATTCAAAAGACCTCGAAGCGATAATTGAAGAAATGCACAGGGTAATAATCGGGCAGGATAATGTCCTTGAAAAACTTATTCTTGCCCTGGTTGCTGATGGTCATGTGCTCCTTGAAGGTATGCCTGGTCTTGCAAAGACACTGATGATAAAAACATTATCAGATACAATAGATGCATCTTTTAAGCGAATACAATTCACTCCTGACCTTCTCCCGGCTGATATTATCGGGACACGGATATATAACCAGAATACCTGCCAGTTTTCAACACGAAAAGGCCCGGTATTTGCACATTTTATCCTTGCTGATGAGATAAACAGGGCTCCTCCGAAAGTACAGAGCGCCCTTCTTGAAGCCATGCAGGAAAAGCAGGTCACTATCTCGGATGAGAGCCACCAGCTTGAAAAGCCCTTCCTTGTAATGGCTACCCAGAATCCTGTTGAAACACAGGGAACATACGAATTACCCGAAGCCCAGGTTGACCGCTTCATATTCAAGATAATACTTGATTATCCTACCCAGAAGCAGGAGCAGGAAATCATGAGAATGGTTGCAGGTGAGGGCCTGTCAAAAATCAGAAGGATCATTGCGCCTTCAAGGATAATCGAGATCCAGGATTTCAATCACAGCATCTATCTGGATGAAAAGATCTCAAAATATCTCACCGATATCGTCCAGGCAACAAGAGACCCGAAGCAATACGGGCTTGATATAAAGAATTTCATCGAATACGGGGCATCTCCGCGCGCTTCGATCTATCTTGCCCTTGGCGGAAAAGCAAGCGCTCTCCTTGCAGGAAGAGGATATGTGGTACCCGAAGACATAAAACGAATAGCAAAGGATGTCCTGAGGCACCGCATCATCCTGACTTATGAAGCACTGGCAGAAGAGATGACACAGGATAAAATAATCGCATCGGTTCTTGAAAAAGTGCCTGTTCCCTGA
- a CDS encoding DUF58 domain-containing protein, translating to MERGILARPTTSEIISKVRQIEIKTNRPVEGIISGAYLSAFKGTGIEFSEVREYQAGDDPRTIDWNVTARMNHPFVKEFIEERDLTIIIVFDISRSSEFATVGSLKKDIGIELCASLAMSAIRNNDKVGLVLTSDIVEKYIPPMKGKRHVFRIIRETIFHEPEHDRTDLSVPLVKLSRILKKKSVIFIISDFQDDPGNIKKPLQVLKNRHDIIAVRLWDVREQELPDIGLIELEDEETGEQILVDTADAGFRMRFAENVKSRNKELNDLTKRLEIDLIEISTAQDWIKPVLKFFKMRVR from the coding sequence ATGGAGCGTGGGATTTTGGCCCGTCCAACAACTTCGGAAATAATCTCAAAAGTAAGACAGATCGAAATAAAGACCAACCGACCCGTGGAAGGAATTATCAGCGGGGCTTATCTTTCTGCCTTTAAAGGAACAGGCATTGAATTCTCGGAAGTGCGCGAATATCAGGCTGGAGATGACCCCAGGACAATTGACTGGAATGTTACGGCACGGATGAACCATCCATTCGTAAAAGAGTTCATTGAGGAACGAGATCTGACAATAATTATAGTATTTGATATTTCAAGGTCGTCAGAATTCGCAACTGTGGGTTCGCTAAAAAAAGATATCGGTATTGAATTATGTGCTTCTCTTGCCATGTCCGCGATCAGGAACAATGATAAAGTGGGTCTTGTGCTCACCTCGGACATAGTGGAAAAATATATCCCGCCAATGAAAGGGAAAAGGCATGTGTTCAGGATAATAAGGGAGACTATTTTTCATGAGCCAGAACACGATAGGACCGACCTTTCAGTGCCTCTTGTGAAGCTTTCCAGGATTCTTAAGAAAAAGAGTGTGATCTTTATAATTTCGGATTTCCAGGATGATCCGGGGAATATAAAAAAGCCGCTTCAGGTGCTAAAGAACAGGCATGATATAATAGCAGTGAGGCTATGGGATGTCAGGGAACAGGAACTTCCTGACATCGGCCTTATCGAACTTGAGGATGAGGAGACGGGTGAGCAGATACTTGTTGATACCGCAGATGCCGGATTCAGGATGCGATTTGCGGAAAATGTAAAATCCAGGAATAAGGAATTAAATGATCTCACAAAACGCCTAGAAATTGACCTGATAGAAATTTCAACTGCACAGGACTGGATAAAACCAGTATTGAAATTCTTTAAAATGAGGGTGAGATGA
- a CDS encoding VWA domain-containing protein yields the protein MMNFENPLWFAALLLIPVVWYFYRKSIKKKKSLAIKFSNISLIKEAGVGKSRAKEVLFYMNILLVALLVTALADPHIPLKQTKEGVNVVMVMDVSGSMAASDYKPTRLEAAKESAKILVNELNNKDNSGIVIFSSGATTSAYLSPYKDKVIEKLSGIKQTEGETSLGDGLALAVDMATSIPNKKKVIVLMSDGVNNAGVISPDDAISYAKTNNIQVYTVGIGSNERVILGYDWFGRPQYAELDEATLQRIAKETNGQYFKSVDSGTLEKIYSELPQKIEREPENSSIKDWVIMSSIGVLLAQLYLRFGRYRILP from the coding sequence ATGATGAATTTTGAGAACCCGTTATGGTTTGCTGCCCTACTGCTTATCCCTGTTGTCTGGTATTTTTACAGGAAATCCATTAAAAAGAAAAAATCTCTTGCTATTAAGTTTAGCAATATTTCGCTTATCAAAGAAGCAGGTGTGGGAAAATCAAGAGCAAAGGAAGTCCTTTTTTATATGAATATACTTCTGGTCGCCTTGCTTGTCACAGCTCTGGCCGACCCCCATATACCGCTCAAACAAACAAAAGAAGGTGTAAACGTAGTCATGGTGATGGATGTTTCAGGAAGCATGGCAGCCAGTGATTATAAGCCCACACGGCTTGAAGCTGCAAAGGAAAGCGCAAAGATATTGGTTAACGAATTGAATAATAAAGACAATTCAGGAATTGTTATTTTTTCAAGCGGTGCGACAACGTCAGCGTATCTTTCACCTTATAAAGATAAAGTGATCGAGAAACTTTCAGGGATAAAACAGACTGAAGGTGAAACATCTCTGGGTGATGGTCTTGCGCTTGCGGTGGACATGGCAACTTCTATCCCGAACAAGAAAAAAGTCATAGTTCTCATGAGCGATGGGGTTAATAATGCAGGTGTGATAAGCCCGGATGATGCCATTTCATACGCAAAGACGAACAACATCCAGGTATATACCGTGGGAATAGGATCAAACGAAAGAGTCATCCTCGGTTATGACTGGTTCGGGCGACCGCAATATGCCGAACTTGATGAGGCAACCCTGCAAAGGATAGCAAAAGAAACGAATGGCCAGTATTTTAAATCAGTAGACAGTGGAACGCTTGAAAAAATATACAGCGAGCTTCCACAAAAAATAGAACGTGAACCCGAAAATTCAAGCATTAAGGACTGGGTTATTATGTCTTCAATAGGAGTCCTGCTTGCACAATTGTATCTGAGATTCGGGAGGTACAGGATTTTGCCGTGA
- a CDS encoding DUF429 domain-containing protein, giving the protein MKTAFGLDIAGYSTGKSGFVRADKKEDYSIEITVFRKHVFADKCSAKTPLDDDIVKNEKELLIACCKKGCLLVDIPIDLQELPCPNNVGFIWELVKRPVDFAFGAMPPLAERIGSPVARFLNLFSSIKEEFPLGKQIFETYPAGSLKLLNLPYNRYKKSQAEFENGSWKGGKIAQISRYLKLTSEQNITLNDDELDAIICSITGVVDEEYCLQGDELANKINSLISNDKRYTAPNGYILLKKRPEIRINITTKIVKNQKELLKDVVR; this is encoded by the coding sequence ATGAAAACGGCATTTGGACTGGATATTGCCGGTTATTCTACAGGTAAATCTGGTTTTGTTCGGGCGGATAAAAAAGAAGATTATTCTATTGAAATCACAGTATTTCGGAAACATGTGTTTGCTGATAAATGTAGTGCCAAAACTCCACTCGACGATGATATTGTTAAAAATGAAAAAGAACTTTTGATAGCATGCTGCAAGAAAGGTTGTTTGCTTGTTGATATTCCTATAGATTTGCAGGAACTTCCGTGTCCGAATAATGTTGGATTTATCTGGGAACTTGTTAAACGTCCCGTAGATTTTGCTTTTGGCGCCATGCCTCCATTAGCAGAGCGCATAGGATCTCCAGTGGCACGATTCTTAAATTTATTCTCATCTATTAAAGAAGAATTTCCTCTTGGAAAACAAATATTTGAAACATATCCGGCAGGTTCCCTTAAGCTTCTGAATTTGCCATATAATAGATATAAAAAATCGCAAGCAGAATTCGAAAATGGGAGCTGGAAGGGTGGAAAAATAGCCCAAATTTCTCGATACTTAAAATTAACTTCAGAACAAAACATAACACTTAATGACGATGAACTTGATGCGATTATTTGCTCAATCACGGGTGTTGTTGATGAGGAATATTGTCTTCAGGGAGATGAACTTGCAAATAAGATCAACAGTTTGATTTCAAATGATAAACGATATACTGCGCCGAATGGTTATATTCTCCTTAAAAAGAGACCTGAAATTAGAATAAATATCACAACAAAGATTGTGAAAAATCAAAAGGAGTTGTTAAAGGACGTGGTTAGATGA
- a CDS encoding DUF1016 domain-containing protein, producing the protein MKKRPEKTNIVAITNTQDMLIIPETTALLSDICSLIEAARRRVSTTANAEMVLLYWHIGDRIRKDILGMERADYGKQIVQTLSGKLILEYGRGYSRTNIFHMIRFAEVFSDLKIVQTLTGQLGWSHFVQIIALDDPLKRDFYAEMCRIEHWSTRTLHAKIEGMLYERTALTKKSEKLITQELAALRDEDRMTPDLVFRDPYFLDFLDLLFYHRNMRRLVAIELKLGKFQAQDKGQMELYLRWLEKYEKRDGEESPLGLILCAEKTAEHVELLQLETSGIRVAEYLTELPPRPLLEAKLHEAISLAHEQIAAREVSGLERK; encoded by the coding sequence ATGAAGAAACGACCTGAAAAGACGAATATTGTGGCTATCACAAATACCCAAGATATGCTTATAATACCAGAAACGACGGCCCTCTTAAGCGATATCTGTTCTCTTATAGAAGCTGCGCGCAGGCGTGTTTCCACGACAGCTAATGCAGAAATGGTGCTGCTCTATTGGCATATAGGAGACCGCATCCGAAAAGATATTCTCGGAATGGAACGCGCTGATTATGGGAAACAGATTGTCCAGACACTGTCTGGAAAATTGATATTGGAATATGGACGAGGTTATAGTAGAACTAACATATTTCATATGATCCGGTTTGCAGAGGTTTTCAGCGACCTGAAAATTGTCCAGACATTGACTGGACAATTAGGCTGGAGCCATTTCGTGCAGATAATTGCTCTTGATGACCCGCTTAAACGTGATTTCTATGCAGAAATGTGCAGGATCGAACACTGGAGCACCCGTACCCTGCATGCCAAAATCGAGGGTATGCTTTATGAGCGTACAGCCCTAACAAAAAAGTCAGAGAAACTCATCACACAGGAGCTTGCCGCACTGCGCGATGAAGATCGCATGACTCCTGATCTTGTGTTTCGCGACCCCTATTTTCTTGATTTTCTTGACCTGCTATTTTATCACCGCAATATGCGCCGTCTGGTAGCGATTGAACTGAAACTTGGAAAATTCCAGGCGCAGGATAAGGGGCAGATGGAGCTATATCTTCGCTGGCTGGAAAAATATGAGAAGCGCGATGGTGAAGAAAGCCCGCTGGGTTTGATATTATGCGCGGAGAAGACGGCAGAGCATGTTGAACTATTGCAGCTTGAGACAAGTGGGATAAGGGTTGCCGAGTATCTTACCGAACTCCCGCCGCGCCCGCTTCTTGAAGCAAAACTGCATGAAGCGATCAGTCTGGCGCATGAACAGATTGCAGCCCGTGAGGTTTCAGGGCTGGAGAGAAAGTGA
- a CDS encoding type II toxin-antitoxin system VapC family toxin: MGIVIDTDMLIDLLRNKEYAVRKIKGLEINEELATTDINAFELYFGAYNSRDKERNIASTKVLLKTMILLHTQEESMETAGRIFAQRRAKGKMIEIRDLLIASIALQNGCKLLTNNKAHFEGIEGLSLCDG, translated from the coding sequence ATGGGAATTGTAATAGATACCGATATGCTGATCGACCTTCTCAGGAATAAGGAATATGCGGTCAGAAAGATAAAAGGGCTTGAGATAAACGAAGAACTTGCTACCACGGATATAAACGCCTTCGAGTTGTACTTCGGAGCCTACAATTCCAGGGATAAGGAGAGGAATATCGCATCAACTAAGGTTCTCCTTAAAACCATGATTCTGCTCCACACGCAGGAGGAGAGTATGGAGACGGCCGGCAGAATTTTCGCACAAAGAAGGGCTAAGGGAAAAATGATTGAGATCAGGGACCTGCTGATAGCTTCAATTGCCTTGCAGAACGGATGTAAGCTTCTAACTAATAATAAAGCACATTTTGAAGGGATTGAGGGATTGTCTCTTTGTGATGGATAG